In the Devosia sp. SL43 genome, one interval contains:
- the aroA gene encoding 3-phosphoshikimate 1-carboxyvinyltransferase, producing MTEPDANHTPLASHGADPLTGRMVTPGDRSIAHRVLCVAALTVGRTSLEGVPESADIRATVAALRQLGVRIEGQDGTWQVHGLGVGGLLEPRGPMDFGNWGAAVPLVLGLAAPYDFTSRLIGGPTLMQQPMHGLLEALGATGAREVDARDGRLPLTFRGSSLPLPVRQTAASEAIKSALLLAGLQISGTSTIRESVATRDHTEKLLASFGAAITVTPDETGGVTITLAGRSPLTPPRRLVVPGDPSAAAYGVVAALVTPGSDLVVENVLANPLRSGLVDTLLEMGGDIQFLNQREMGGEHVADLRVRSSRMKGVRIDAAHAAAMIDDIAVLAVAAAFAVGETRIEGLASLRQGESDRLATIAAGLASNKVSVTEGEDSLVISGNGKVDGGGTVVTRGDAAVAMAFLVLGLASRHKVTVDDAGAIETVYPDFVAAMTAAGGRFPPMKGR from the coding sequence ATGACCGAGCCAGACGCAAACCACACGCCCCTTGCCAGCCACGGCGCCGATCCGCTGACCGGCCGTATGGTCACGCCAGGCGACCGATCGATCGCGCACCGGGTGCTGTGCGTGGCAGCGCTTACAGTCGGGCGCACCAGCCTCGAAGGGGTGCCTGAAAGCGCCGATATCCGGGCCACCGTAGCGGCCCTGCGGCAGCTCGGCGTGCGCATCGAGGGCCAGGACGGCACCTGGCAGGTGCACGGGCTGGGCGTCGGCGGCCTGCTCGAACCGCGCGGTCCCATGGACTTCGGCAACTGGGGCGCGGCCGTGCCGCTCGTGCTGGGTCTGGCGGCGCCCTATGATTTCACCAGCCGGCTGATCGGGGGACCGACCCTGATGCAGCAGCCGATGCATGGCCTGCTCGAAGCGCTCGGCGCGACCGGTGCGCGCGAAGTTGATGCGCGCGACGGCCGGCTGCCGCTGACCTTCCGCGGGTCGAGCCTGCCGCTGCCGGTTCGGCAGACGGCGGCCAGCGAGGCGATCAAGTCGGCACTGCTGCTGGCGGGCCTGCAGATATCGGGAACCAGCACGATCCGCGAAAGCGTGGCCACGCGCGACCATACCGAAAAGCTGCTGGCGAGCTTTGGCGCCGCCATCACGGTGACACCAGACGAAACCGGCGGCGTGACCATCACCCTGGCTGGCCGCAGCCCCCTGACGCCGCCCCGGCGGCTGGTCGTGCCTGGCGATCCGTCTGCAGCAGCCTATGGTGTCGTCGCGGCACTGGTCACACCGGGATCGGACCTTGTGGTCGAGAACGTTCTGGCCAATCCTTTGCGATCCGGGCTTGTCGATACGCTGCTCGAAATGGGCGGTGACATCCAGTTCCTCAACCAGCGTGAAATGGGCGGCGAACATGTGGCGGACCTGCGGGTGCGTTCGTCACGGATGAAGGGCGTGCGCATCGACGCGGCCCATGCTGCCGCCATGATCGACGATATTGCCGTTCTGGCCGTCGCCGCCGCCTTTGCCGTCGGCGAGACGCGGATCGAGGGTTTGGCCAGTCTGCGGCAGGGCGAGAGCGACCGCCTGGCGACCATCGCAGCCGGGCTTGCCTCCAACAAGGTCAGCGTTACCGAGGGCGAGGACAGCCTCGTCATATCAGGCAATGGCAAGGTCGATGGTGGAGGAACGGTCGTGACGCGCGGCGATGCCGCGGTGGCCATGGCATTTCTGGTGCTGGGGCTGGCCAGCCGGCACAAGGTGACGGTAGACGATGCCGGGGCGATCGAAACGGTCTATCCGGATTTCGTGGCGGCGATGACCGCAGCGGGCGGGCGCTTCCCGCCGATGAAGGGACGCTGA
- a CDS encoding winged helix-turn-helix domain-containing protein: protein MPKAPIVLESIRARHLWIRAQRLDTAAPFGDAPEATQAAIAHLGYVQIDTINVIERCHHHILWSRIPGYRRAHLVQAQAADKSVFEYWTHALSYVPSADLPFFLPAMKLYRETPSRWFGSVTPDEVRKMTRRLKTEGPLSIRDIGDDELVDKTHLWGSRKPSKRVLEMMFFQGLVTVSARQGMLKTYDLMGRHFATLPKPATERQVIAYKLDRALRSQGVVSLDSICHLDAPSKKAVKELIDSRVRRRLLMPVTIEGAEKVPHWAAPETLEATAGEPPDLVHILSPFDPLIIQRKRLKFFFGYEHIFEAYVPAAKRQLGYFALPVLMGDRIVAALDLKTDRAAGKLLVQKRTDFAEVGAEGQMAIDEALGRFERFQLGD from the coding sequence TTGCCCAAAGCTCCCATCGTCCTCGAATCCATCCGCGCCCGCCACCTCTGGATCCGCGCCCAACGGCTCGACACGGCCGCGCCGTTTGGCGATGCGCCTGAGGCGACGCAGGCTGCCATTGCCCATCTGGGCTATGTGCAGATCGACACCATCAACGTCATCGAGCGCTGCCATCACCACATCCTGTGGTCGCGTATCCCTGGTTATCGACGCGCCCACCTGGTCCAGGCACAAGCGGCGGACAAATCGGTGTTTGAATATTGGACACATGCGCTGAGTTATGTGCCATCAGCCGATCTGCCGTTCTTCCTGCCCGCGATGAAACTGTATCGCGAGACGCCCAGCCGCTGGTTCGGCTCGGTGACGCCGGACGAGGTGCGCAAGATGACGAGGCGCCTCAAGACGGAGGGACCGCTGTCCATCCGCGATATCGGCGACGATGAACTGGTCGACAAGACCCATCTCTGGGGCAGCCGCAAGCCGAGCAAGCGGGTACTCGAAATGATGTTCTTCCAGGGGCTGGTGACGGTCTCGGCGCGGCAGGGCATGCTCAAGACCTATGACCTGATGGGACGCCACTTCGCGACCCTGCCTAAGCCGGCCACCGAGCGACAGGTCATCGCCTATAAGCTCGACCGCGCCTTGCGCAGCCAGGGCGTGGTGAGTCTGGATTCCATCTGCCATCTGGATGCGCCGAGCAAGAAGGCGGTCAAGGAACTGATCGACAGCCGCGTGCGCCGCAGGCTGCTGATGCCGGTGACGATAGAGGGGGCGGAAAAGGTGCCGCATTGGGCGGCGCCGGAGACGCTTGAGGCGACAGCCGGCGAGCCACCTGATCTGGTGCATATCCTGTCGCCGTTCGATCCACTGATCATCCAGCGCAAGCGGCTCAAGTTCTTCTTCGGCTATGAGCACATTTTCGAAGCCTATGTGCCGGCGGCAAAGCGCCAGCTCGGCTATTTCGCCCTGCCGGTGCTGATGGGCGACCGCATCGTGGCGGCGCTTGATCTGAAGACGGACCGGGCCGCTGGCAAGCTGCTGGTGCAGAAGCGGACGGATTTCGCCGAGGTGGGGGCCGAAGGGCAGATGGCGATCGATGAGGCGCTGGGGCGGTTCGAGCGGTTCCAGCTGGGGGATTAA
- a CDS encoding GIY-YIG nuclease family protein gives MQYVYILRSLSDPERHYVGTTADLKARLAKHNEGGVAHTSKYGPWRIKTYLAFDDEAQAFGFETYLKTGSGRAFAKKRL, from the coding sequence ATGCAATACGTCTATATACTCCGCAGTTTATCCGACCCAGAGCGTCATTACGTCGGCACCACTGCCGATCTGAAGGCGCGTTTGGCCAAGCACAATGAAGGTGGGGTCGCCCACACCTCGAAGTATGGCCCCTGGAGGATCAAGACCTACCTTGCCTTTGACGATGAAGCGCAGGCGTTCGGGTTTGAGACCTACCTGAAGACGGGCTCCGGGCGGGCCTTTGCGAAGAAGCGGCTATGA
- the pncB gene encoding nicotinate phosphoribosyltransferase: MATYTDIARRVYDHTWKLDPIVRSLLDTDFYKLLMLQMIWGLYPKVDATFSLINRTKSVKLANEIDIDELRAQLDHARTLRFTKKEMIWLAGNSFYGSKQIFEPAFLKWLETFSLPEYSLEKRNGQFVLEFPGLWLETSMWEIPALAIINELRGRAAMKHYGPFTLDVLYARAKAKMWEKVERLQKLPDLRISDFGTRRRHSFLWQRWCVEALKEGIGEAFTGTSNVKLAMDNDLEALGTNAHELPMVLAALAKTDEALMAAPYQVLQDWESYYGGNLKIVLPDAFGTDSFLKHAPDWVADWTGFRPDSAPAIEGGERIIAWWKSRGRDPREKLLIFSDGLDVDMIEEAYIHFDGKVRMAFGWGTNLTNDFEGCAPDGPNPGLDPISIVAKVSEANGRPAVKLSDNPAKATGEPEEIARYVKLFGDAGRVEHAVKV, from the coding sequence ATGGCGACCTATACCGATATTGCCCGGCGGGTGTACGACCACACCTGGAAGCTCGACCCGATCGTGCGGAGCCTGCTCGATACCGATTTCTATAAACTGCTGATGCTGCAGATGATCTGGGGGCTCTACCCCAAGGTCGATGCCACGTTCTCGCTGATCAATCGCACCAAGTCGGTCAAGCTCGCCAACGAGATCGACATCGACGAGTTGCGAGCGCAGCTCGATCATGCCCGGACGCTGCGCTTCACCAAGAAGGAAATGATCTGGCTGGCCGGTAACAGCTTTTATGGCTCCAAGCAGATTTTCGAGCCGGCCTTTCTCAAATGGCTCGAAACATTCAGCCTGCCGGAATATTCGCTCGAGAAGCGCAACGGCCAGTTCGTGCTCGAATTCCCCGGCCTGTGGCTCGAAACCTCGATGTGGGAAATTCCGGCGCTCGCCATCATCAATGAACTGCGTGGTCGCGCCGCGATGAAGCATTATGGGCCGTTTACGCTCGACGTGCTCTATGCCCGCGCCAAAGCCAAGATGTGGGAAAAGGTCGAGCGGCTGCAGAAGCTGCCGGACCTGCGCATCTCCGATTTCGGCACCCGTCGCCGGCATTCGTTCCTATGGCAGCGCTGGTGCGTCGAGGCGCTCAAGGAAGGTATCGGCGAGGCCTTTACCGGCACGTCCAACGTCAAGTTGGCCATGGACAATGATCTCGAAGCGCTGGGCACCAATGCGCATGAGCTGCCGATGGTGCTGGCGGCTCTCGCCAAGACCGATGAGGCGCTGATGGCCGCGCCCTATCAGGTGTTGCAGGATTGGGAGAGCTACTACGGCGGCAACCTCAAGATCGTGCTGCCCGACGCCTTCGGCACGGACAGCTTCCTCAAGCATGCGCCCGACTGGGTGGCCGACTGGACCGGCTTCCGCCCCGATTCTGCTCCCGCCATCGAAGGGGGCGAACGCATCATCGCCTGGTGGAAATCGCGGGGCCGCGATCCGCGCGAGAAGCTCTTGATCTTCTCTGACGGTCTGGACGTCGACATGATCGAGGAGGCCTATATCCACTTCGACGGCAAGGTGCGCATGGCCTTTGGCTGGGGCACCAACCTCACCAACGATTTCGAGGGCTGTGCCCCCGATGGCCCCAATCCGGGGCTCGATCCGATCTCCATCGTGGCCAAGGTGAGTGAGGCCAATGGCCGCCCCGCCGTCAAGCTCAGCGACAATCCGGCCAAGGCGACCGGCGAGCCTGAGGAGATTGCCCGCTACGTCAAGTTGTTCGGCGATGCCGGACGGGTGGAGCACGCCGTCAAGGTGTGA
- a CDS encoding lysophospholipid acyltransferase family protein: MIFRVLFFVFVYIPVLIVVIPAQALINAFRLPFWNVLPRFFHRVGCIFLGLRVTVIGQPATGRATLLVSNHISWTDIIAIGSVADVTFVAKREVGEWFFVGMMARLQKTIFVDRTRRSDAGRTATEMGAHMAGGNAVLLFAEGQSDIGTHVLPFRSALVGAAQHAMIDAGARDVLIQPLTIAYVRLQGLPVGRTDRSLIAWIKSKSVRQNIREILGGPVKDVTVAFGVPRPLSETDNRKRVTKAAEDDVRAMLVSLNRGKSLPAKVA, encoded by the coding sequence TGCTGTTCTTCGTCTTCGTCTACATCCCCGTCCTCATCGTCGTCATTCCGGCCCAGGCGCTGATCAACGCGTTCAGGCTGCCGTTCTGGAATGTGCTGCCACGCTTCTTCCACCGCGTCGGCTGCATATTCCTGGGTCTGCGCGTCACCGTCATCGGCCAGCCGGCCACCGGGCGCGCCACGCTGCTGGTCTCAAACCACATTTCCTGGACCGATATCATCGCAATCGGCTCCGTCGCAGATGTCACCTTCGTCGCCAAGCGCGAGGTGGGCGAGTGGTTTTTTGTGGGCATGATGGCGCGGCTGCAGAAGACTATTTTCGTCGATCGCACCCGGCGCAGCGATGCCGGCCGCACCGCGACCGAAATGGGCGCCCACATGGCTGGTGGCAATGCCGTGCTGCTGTTCGCCGAGGGCCAGTCCGATATCGGCACTCATGTGCTGCCCTTCCGCTCGGCACTGGTCGGCGCGGCGCAGCATGCCATGATCGATGCGGGCGCCAGGGACGTTCTGATCCAGCCGCTGACCATCGCCTATGTCAGGCTCCAGGGGCTACCCGTCGGCCGCACCGATCGATCGCTGATCGCCTGGATCAAGTCCAAGTCGGTCAGGCAGAATATCCGCGAAATCCTGGGCGGCCCGGTCAAGGACGTGACGGTGGCCTTCGGGGTGCCGCGACCGCTGAGCGAGACCGATAACCGCAAGCGGGTCACCAAGGCGGCCGAGGATGATGTCCGCGCCATGCTGGTGAGCCTGAACCGTGGCAAGAGCTTGCCGGCGAAGGTGGCGTAG
- a CDS encoding TIGR02300 family protein codes for MASSERGTKRTDPETGKKFYDLNLDPIVSPYTGKSYPRSYFEAVLTGKAAAVAARAKAEDEEEEVEEEVEDVAAPEIVSLEDADAEEAGDEEIPETEDVEVDEELGDDDADVFLEEDEDEDDELGFDVGGDEDR; via the coding sequence ATGGCCAGTTCCGAACGCGGCACCAAGCGGACCGATCCCGAGACCGGGAAGAAGTTCTACGACCTTAACCTGGATCCGATCGTCTCGCCCTATACCGGCAAGAGCTATCCGCGCTCCTATTTCGAAGCTGTGCTGACCGGCAAGGCGGCGGCTGTTGCCGCTCGCGCCAAGGCGGAAGATGAGGAAGAGGAAGTCGAAGAGGAGGTCGAGGACGTCGCGGCCCCCGAAATCGTCTCGCTCGAGGATGCCGATGCCGAGGAAGCCGGCGACGAGGAAATCCCGGAGACCGAGGATGTCGAAGTCGACGAGGAGCTCGGCGACGATGACGCCGACGTGTTCCTCGAAGAGGACGAAGACGAGGACGACGAGCTGGGCTTTGACGTCGGCGGCGACGAAGACCGTTGA
- the cmk gene encoding (d)CMP kinase, whose product MIIAVDGPAASGKGTLASGLARHYNLPYLDTGLLYRAVGRAVEQYENDPEFEQRAIAAAQTLDENDIEPEFLLSSKIGNLASKVAVIGAVRHALFDYQREFAGQDGGAVLDGRDIGTVIAPEADVKLFIQADSKARMERRARQLEARGQVVDRYALYHQIEERDARDMANPHGGFYKADDAHLLDTTLLDIEAALRAAVAIVDRTMALKAGAE is encoded by the coding sequence ATGATCATTGCCGTGGATGGACCTGCCGCGTCGGGCAAGGGTACGCTGGCCTCGGGCCTCGCCCGTCACTACAACTTGCCCTATCTCGATACCGGACTGCTCTATCGAGCCGTCGGGCGCGCCGTCGAGCAATATGAAAACGACCCCGAATTCGAGCAGCGCGCCATCGCGGCGGCGCAGACGCTCGATGAAAACGACATCGAGCCGGAATTCCTGTTGTCGAGCAAGATCGGCAACCTCGCCAGCAAGGTGGCCGTGATCGGCGCGGTGCGCCATGCTCTGTTCGACTACCAGCGCGAATTCGCCGGCCAGGACGGTGGCGCCGTGCTCGACGGCCGCGATATTGGCACCGTCATCGCGCCCGAGGCTGATGTAAAGCTCTTCATCCAGGCCGACAGCAAGGCCCGCATGGAACGCCGCGCCCGCCAACTCGAAGCGCGCGGTCAGGTGGTTGATCGCTACGCCCTCTATCACCAGATTGAAGAACGGGACGCCCGTGACATGGCCAATCCCCATGGCGGTTTCTATAAAGCCGATGACGCGCACTTGCTCGACACCACGCTTCTCGATATAGAGGCCGCACTCCGCGCAGCCGTCGCGATCGTCGATCGGACCATGGCGCTCAAGGCAGGGGCTGAATAA